A single window of Ananas comosus cultivar F153 linkage group 24, ASM154086v1, whole genome shotgun sequence DNA harbors:
- the LOC109728771 gene encoding transcription factor TGAL9-like, protein MYIQQAYIQQLESSRVRLIQLEQDLQRARSTQGTLLSGIAAVVGDQGLANSTSSCTGTSSEAAMFDVEYRRWLEEHHKLMLQLRAAVCK, encoded by the exons atgtatattcaACAGGCCTACATTCAACAGCTAGAGTCAAGTAGGGTTAGGTTAATCCAGCTTGAACAAGATCTCCAAAGAGCAAGATCTACTCAG GGCACGCTCTTGAGCGGCATAGCGGCCGTCGTCGGAGACCAAGGACTTGCAAATAGTACTAGTAGTTGCACCGGCACCAGCTCAG AGGCGGCGATGTTCGACGTGGAGTACAGGAGATGGCTGGAGGAGCATCACAAGCTGATGCTTCAGCTGCGGGCTGCG GTGTGCAAGTAG